A single Candidatus Poribacteria bacterium DNA region contains:
- a CDS encoding pyridoxine 5'-phosphate synthase has translation MIALSVNVNKIATLRNSRGGDIPDILTAVDTCVAAGAQGITVHPREDQRHITPADVQNIAERLKEINTQEPSNIEYNIEGDPRPDLINMVLRIKPTQCTLVPVVAGEITSHTVWDIRKDGDTLKPIIKALKNADIRVSLFSGTDAQQIARTRDIGADRIELYTAPYAMAETKTEIEHEFALLENAAVKAVDLGLGVNAGHDLNLENLPLMQKLPGLLEVSIGHHLMADALYIGMEAAVKAYRRALGQQTT, from the coding sequence ATGATAGCATTAAGTGTGAATGTAAATAAAATCGCAACATTACGAAACTCTCGAGGTGGTGATATTCCGGATATTCTCACCGCTGTTGATACCTGCGTCGCCGCTGGTGCGCAAGGTATTACTGTGCATCCGCGCGAGGATCAGCGCCATATCACCCCTGCAGATGTACAGAACATCGCTGAACGGTTAAAAGAAATCAATACGCAAGAGCCATCCAACATTGAATACAATATTGAAGGCGACCCGAGACCCGACCTCATTAATATGGTGCTACGCATAAAACCGACACAATGCACGCTCGTTCCGGTTGTCGCAGGTGAAATAACAAGCCACACCGTCTGGGATATCCGCAAAGATGGAGATACGTTGAAACCGATCATCAAAGCGTTGAAAAATGCGGATATCCGTGTGAGTCTATTTAGTGGAACCGATGCGCAACAGATAGCAAGGACACGTGACATCGGGGCGGATCGAATCGAACTTTATACCGCACCTTATGCAATGGCAGAAACAAAAACAGAGATCGAACACGAGTTCGCGTTGCTTGAAAATGCGGCAGTAAAAGCAGTGGATTTAGGGCTGGGTGTCAACGCTGGGCACGATCTGAATCTTGAAAACCTACCTTTGATGCAGAAATTACCGGGACTCCTTGAAGTCTCCATCGGACACCATCTCATGGCGGATGCGCTCTATATCGGGATGGAAGCCGCTGTTAAAGCCTATCGACGCGCATTAGGGCAACAGACGACATGA
- a CDS encoding Glu/Leu/Phe/Val dehydrogenase: METESFSFFQKVNQDFDKAARFTDYPRGLLEQIKICNSSCHFTFPIKRDDRTIQTIHGWRAEHSHHILPTKGGIRYSTLVNEDEIMALAALMTYKCAIVDVPFGGAKGGIQLDRREYSESELERITRRYTYELIQKNYIGPGIDVPAPDFGTSETEMTWILDTYITMAPDKLNAIACVTGKPIEQNGIHGRKGATGRGVVFGLEEACSFAEDMKPLGLSPGLHGKSVIVQGFGNVGYHAAKFLMEADARVIGIIERNGGIYDPRGFDVEQVAMHRAETGSIRGYPSAERIENPSDGLELACDILIPAALENQLTVENAPRIKAAIIAEAANGPTTPAADEIFQKRGILIIPDTFLNAGGVTVSYFEWLRNLSHVQFGRLGKRFEDQSQHAMRRAVEKATGYTFSDDERALIHGADEEDLVNSGLQDTMINAYQEIRETRMQHKTNENDMDYRTAAFINAIHKIAKSYMQLGIFP; this comes from the coding sequence ATGGAAACCGAAAGTTTCTCGTTTTTCCAGAAAGTGAATCAGGATTTTGACAAGGCTGCCCGATTCACTGACTATCCGCGTGGGCTTTTAGAGCAGATAAAGATATGTAATAGCTCCTGCCATTTCACGTTTCCAATAAAACGGGACGACCGGACTATTCAAACCATCCACGGCTGGCGAGCAGAGCATAGCCATCACATCCTCCCAACGAAAGGTGGCATCCGATACAGCACGCTCGTCAACGAAGACGAGATAATGGCACTTGCGGCGTTGATGACCTACAAGTGCGCGATTGTTGACGTGCCGTTCGGGGGTGCTAAGGGTGGCATTCAACTGGATAGACGCGAATATTCCGAAAGCGAATTGGAACGCATTACTCGCCGGTATACTTATGAACTCATCCAGAAAAACTACATTGGACCCGGGATAGACGTCCCGGCACCTGATTTCGGGACCAGCGAAACCGAAATGACATGGATTCTGGATACGTATATCACAATGGCACCTGACAAACTTAATGCTATTGCGTGTGTAACAGGCAAACCGATCGAACAAAACGGGATTCATGGGCGGAAAGGTGCTACTGGACGCGGTGTCGTCTTCGGTTTAGAAGAGGCATGCAGTTTCGCGGAGGATATGAAACCGCTTGGGCTATCCCCCGGTTTACACGGAAAAAGCGTCATTGTCCAAGGGTTTGGTAATGTCGGTTACCATGCGGCTAAGTTTCTGATGGAGGCGGATGCACGCGTCATCGGAATTATTGAGCGGAATGGTGGTATCTATGACCCACGGGGATTTGATGTCGAACAAGTCGCCATGCATCGTGCGGAAACCGGATCAATTCGCGGGTATCCGAGTGCTGAACGCATTGAGAATCCGAGCGATGGTTTGGAATTAGCGTGTGATATTCTCATTCCGGCTGCGCTTGAAAATCAACTCACAGTAGAAAACGCACCCCGAATCAAAGCCGCTATTATCGCCGAAGCTGCAAATGGACCCACAACACCCGCTGCTGATGAAATTTTCCAAAAACGGGGGATTCTAATTATACCGGACACTTTTCTCAACGCCGGTGGTGTCACAGTCTCTTACTTCGAGTGGCTTCGGAATTTGTCGCATGTCCAATTCGGGCGGCTCGGTAAACGGTTTGAGGACCAAAGCCAACACGCGATGCGCCGTGCTGTTGAAAAGGCAACAGGCTATACATTTTCAGACGATGAACGTGCGTTAATACATGGCGCCGATGAGGAAGATTTGGTGAACTCTGGACTTCAGGACACAATGATAAATGCCTATCAGGAGATACGTGAAACCCGTATGCAACACAAAACCAACGAAAACGACATGGACTATCGGACGGCGGCATTTATCAATGCCATCCATAAAATTGCGAAATCCTATATGCAACTGGGGATTTTTCCGTAA
- a CDS encoding HAD-IB family hydrolase — protein MTASKTCAIFDLDGTLIRLSSEQVFLTYLLNHGEIPLPNLLAWTSNFLRVKSLPVAKSNKIYLRGLEENHIHEIARRCFVERLRASIAPHISELIHAHRAEGRTVILMSGSLSFLVESFHEHFQTDMMVAHELEVVDGKFTGQRIGLHPFAENKAKLAQHIATEHEFDLSGSYAYGNHHTDAYKLELFGHPVAVNPDRKLRQIATEKGWDIEK, from the coding sequence ATGACAGCATCTAAAACATGCGCTATCTTCGACTTAGATGGCACGCTCATCCGCCTCTCCTCAGAGCAGGTCTTTCTGACGTATCTGCTGAACCACGGTGAGATTCCCCTACCGAACTTACTTGCATGGACATCCAATTTTTTGAGGGTTAAGTCCTTACCCGTGGCGAAATCTAACAAAATCTATCTCCGCGGTTTAGAAGAAAACCACATCCATGAGATTGCACGCCGCTGTTTTGTCGAGAGGCTGCGTGCGAGCATCGCGCCTCACATTTCCGAATTGATCCATGCTCATCGTGCCGAAGGGCGAACAGTTATTCTTATGTCAGGTTCGTTGTCGTTCCTCGTTGAGTCGTTTCATGAGCATTTTCAAACCGATATGATGGTCGCTCACGAATTGGAAGTGGTCGATGGAAAGTTCACGGGACAACGTATCGGGCTTCACCCTTTTGCAGAAAACAAAGCGAAACTTGCCCAACACATCGCAACTGAACACGAATTTGACCTGAGTGGTTCCTACGCATACGGAAATCATCACACAGATGCCTACAAGCTGGAATTGTTTGGACATCCAGTTGCTGTCAACCCGGACCGAAAGTTGCGGCAAATTGCAACGGAAAAGGGTTGGGACATAGAAAAATGA